From the genome of Methanofollis sp. UBA420:
TGGCACAGTGCAGCATATACATTATCGCTACATTCTATAATGATGTAGTTGCCCGCAACTGATTGTACGTCGTCTTTTTCCGGATCGAAATAATGAGCATTTTTATATGCGTTAGACATATCTGAAAACAAATTCGTTCGTACTCGTTCTTCATAGCCATCCTCCGCTTGCACAACAATCCCATCGCAAGGTGCGTACACGTCTTGCCCCCAACAATAATATTCACTTATGGGAACCCCAAAAAGAAGATATTGCGGCAAACTAACGCGGTAGGCGGGCCAGCCCTTTCTTTCCCAATCCACTTGTATGAAGTCATAAGCATATCTTGTTCCTAATTGGTTTGTGCCATGACTCGGAATTTTTGTCCCTGGAGTGTTAGGAGCTAGCCATTCTCCTCTCAAAGGAAACTCTACAATTATTGGCTCGCGGGTTTCAATCATCTCATTCCCTCTATCAACCACTTCTTTGCCTGTGTTAGTAAAAATGATCGTTGCTACAAGAATAAGTCCCAGTACGATACTGATATATGCAGGCATACGTTTATTCCCGCGTAGAACGCACATTTCCCGGTCCCTTCCCGTATTCATTGCTCGATGTGTAGAATACTTTTCTAAGTTCATCAAAACATCTCGCCGGGGGACTACAGCGAAGACTTCGTCTTCTCGACTCCCTTCGGTCGTCACTCTAAAATCAGAGATTCACGGAAGATCGAAGATCTTCCTGTAAACGGGAAATACATGGTATTTCCCTTTCAGGCAAATCTTCGATATGCCATGCAAGAAAATGCTCTGTATTTTCTGTGTTCTTGTGCTCACTCCGTTCGCAGCCCCCGGACCTCGAAGATCTTCGATCTTCTCATGCTCGCTTACGCTCGCACCCCGCTCAGGATTGGGTCCGGGAAGGAAAGTTGAGAGATCGAAAAACAGAAAGGGTCAGAAATGGTCAGAAAGGTCCCGAGAACCTCTCACACCATCCCGATAAAATTCCCCAG
Proteins encoded in this window:
- a CDS encoding M23 family metallopeptidase, with the translated sequence MNLEKYSTHRAMNTGRDREMCVLRGNKRMPAYISIVLGLILVATIIFTNTGKEVVDRGNEMIETREPIIVEFPLRGEWLAPNTPGTKIPSHGTNQLGTRYAYDFIQVDWERKGWPAYRVSLPQYLLFGVPISEYYCWGQDVYAPCDGIVVQAEDGYEERVRTNLFSDMSNAYKNAHYFDPEKDDVQSVAGNYIIIECSDNVYAALCHLQTGSIQVSIGQSVKKGEVIGRVGHSGNSFAPHLHFQLMDSSDVVTANGLPCGFEKYEVFQNGEWQIVANGIPTNEDRIRFQKSDMKTE